In the genome of bacterium, one region contains:
- a CDS encoding V-type ATP synthase subunit K, whose protein sequence is MEVYVGLYIAILGAALAVGFAGAGSSIGIGNVGQSAAGVLSEEPEKFGNLLILVALPGTQGIYGFVIGFLVMQKLGLVTGTIPSVSLQQGLQILGACLPMAITGYFSGIHQGKVGAAGCGVVAKQPKDFMKAVIFSALVETYAIFGLLASFLILRGIQL, encoded by the coding sequence TTGTATATAGCAATACTGGGAGCTGCATTAGCTGTTGGCTTTGCAGGAGCAGGATCAAGTATTGGGATTGGTAATGTGGGACAATCAGCAGCAGGAGTATTAAGTGAAGAACCTGAAAAATTTGGCAACCTGCTCATTCTGGTAGCCTTACCGGGAACACAGGGAATATATGGATTTGTTATAGGATTTTTGGTTATGCAGAAGCTGGGATTAGTTACAGGGACGATTCCATCAGTGTCTCTTCAGCAAGGTTTGCAGATACTTGGCGCATGTCTGCCAATGGCAATAACAGGTTACTTTTCAGGTATTCATCAGGGTAAGGTGGGCGCTGCCGGCTGCGGAGTTGTGGCAAAACAGCCGAAGGACTTTATGAAAGCAGTAATATTTTCTGCGCTGGTTGAGACATACGCTATCTTCGGATTACTTGCATCTTTCCTGATTCTTAGAGGAATACAACTATAA